The following DNA comes from Terriglobales bacterium.
CGCGCGTCTGGCGAAGAAGCTCGGCTACGTCAACATCGAATCCGGCGCCATGTACCGGGCGCTGGCGCTCAAGGCCATCGAAGCCGGAATCTCTTTCGACGACGAAGTGGCACTCGCGGCTCTGGCCCGCGGCTCGCGCATCGAGCTGGAGCCCGCAGCCGGCGAAGGCAACCGCGTGTTGCTCGACGGCCGCGACGTCTCCCAGCGCATCCGCGAGCAGGACGTCACCGACGCCGCCTCGCGCGTTTCCGTGCATCCGGCAGTGCGCGAGTGGATGGTGGCCCGCCAGCGCGAGCTGGGCGCCCGCGGCGGCGTGGTCATGGAAGGCCGCGACATCGGCACCCAGGTCTTTCCCGACGCCGAA
Coding sequences within:
- the cmk gene encoding (d)CMP kinase — its product is MTKPRARRPVIAIDGPAGAGKSSLAARLAKKLGYVNIESGAMYRALALKAIEAGISFDDEVALAALARGSRIELEPAAGEGNRVLLDGRDVSQRIREQDVTDAASRVSVHPAVREWMVARQRELGARGGVVMEGRDIGTQVFPDAEVKIFLDAAPEVRGQRRFRQQPGEAAPPPEKVLEELRARDLRDRSRAHSPLVPAPGALVLDSTALSLDQVVARVEAVIAGKLSAARSRRPPRTARPR